The nucleotide sequence GTTGCACCGACATCGTCAAGAATTGGTGGAGGAGTTGGGGAATGCCACAGAATGGTCTTCTTATAGAGGGAAAAATATTCGATCTTAAGTTTCTGGGGTTCGTTATAATCCGTAACTACTTTCTTTAATGCCAACGGAAAAGTTCATGCTTTGCTTGGGATCGAAGGGAGGGAGCGATGCGTCGTTCGCTTTCTGTTGGCTCTCTCAACTTACCCGCACTCGTGAGTTGGAGCGAGCGAGTTGGGCTTTGGGCTTCGTTATCCGAGAGCGGTGCGAAGTTGCCACGTGGAGGTTCCTACGCCGTTGGTCGGCTGCTTCCTGCGCAGCCCTCACAAAACCACGTACCATTCTCGGGGGATGTGATACTTACCATATGCTTAATCGTGATTGATTATATTAACTGCGCTGCAGAATATATTATGGAAAGGATTAAGGGCCCGACTTATAAAATTGTTTCAAATAATTTAGGAAACAAATAAGAAGTGAacttaattattaaattatttatttacattaaatttttttagatcaagTTATTATTTTTTAGGACATTTGCTGGACTAGTTAATATCAATTTCACTCTTTAGCACACTTAGTTGTGAGCTTTCCTATCtcgatttaaaaataatttaaactacTGATATTATCAATTTACTGTAGCAGAATCAACATTTATGAAATTTCCTCCAACCTCGTTCTTCACcaaatcaaaagatatatcattCCAATAAATCCAAATGAGTTAGCCGCTCGTCAGAGCGAACAAGCTTTTATTTGCTTGTGCGGGTTGGGCCCTATTCTCCGATTACATCGATCAAACCGGAACGTCACTACTTATCGGGGATCGAGTACCGGAGTTCTCGCTCCGTTGCTCCTCCACTATTATGGAATCATAACAAACCATGTGCATGTCAAGATGGTACTGGTTGAAAGCAGGTGAAGGGACGTTCTAATGGTGCACACGACGTGTTTGTGGTAATTATTCTCATTAAAGTTGGGGCGGGGTCCAAACGAACTCGGGAAGAGCAGCAGCGACATCGCTCTTTGATGGCAGAGCGGAGGACGTCACGGTGGTAGCCCCACCGCATCTGCGGACTTGTACAGCTTTGCACCCGCAACAGGGGCAACAACATGTGCTGCCACCTCTCCCTTTCGAGGCCTCCCACCACCGTTCGAACTACCGTTACATCACAACTACCGTTCGAACTAACAGCACGCAAGCCTTACCGCCTGTTCTCCATCGCCACGAACATGTTGCCTCCGTTTCCCTTTCAGAAGACGAGCTTGCGGCGGGGGAGAAGGGGACGGCGCTCTGCCGCGCAGCCGGCGTCGGCGAGGTCGCGGATGGTCTCGGCAACGAGGTCCTTGAAGATCAGCCGCTCGATGTGGAGGACGGCGTCGGACATCTCGGCGGCCGGCTGGGCCCACCCGTCGGCGCGCCCCGCGGCGATGTCCTTCCGCACGGCCCCGCACGCGGCCCCCTCGTGGTCATCCGCGGCCTCCTGCACCCGGACGCGTCGGAACTCCGCCCACACCTTCGGCAGCGCTTCCTCCTCTCCCCCGGCGCGCGAGAAGGCGTCCCAGGGCGACACGTGGCGCTTGCGTTCCAGGATCTCGGCCACGGTGTCGAAGACGAGGCGGTGGTGGAGGCAAGCGGTCTTGGACTTGTCGGGGGCCTGGCGGCGGCATCGGCGCTTCTCCAGGATCGCGTACACGGCGTCGGAGGCGTCGCCGTAGCGGTCGGACGCGCGGAGGACGTCGCGTACGTAAGCGTAATCCTCGTCCGCCATGTCGGGCCCATCGACTCCGCACCCATGATTCGTCGACGCCGCGGAAGACCAATGCTCCTCTTCCCAGTCGTCCGCCACTTGATCTGCGGACCAGATTGCATCAAGTTCCGCAAATATCAAGCAAAAAGGGTCCGTCCTGATTAAATCTAAAGCAGGAAAAGCCGCAGTCTATTAAAGAAAGCGAAATAGACAGGTGGTCTTGCCAGGTTGGCCACAGCTGGGCGGAGAGAAGGGCGGGGAGTTGGTTTCGTTACACTACCTTTGAAGTCGATGGAGCGCTTGGCGAGGGGCGAAGGCGAGGGTGAGACCTCCTCGCCGAGGTAGGACAACGAGTCGAGCACCGACACGGGGCTCGGCTGCTGGTCCGTCGCGGTGTCCTGCTCCGCCCCCGTGAACGCCGCAATGCTATGTAGTAGCTTGTCGCACCGCTCCAATAACCTTCGCCCCGATCTCTGCAAATGCATCGCCCGTCCTCCAATTAACAAATCATGTCCAAAAAGAACAATGCCAAAAGACTTGTATTTATGAGGAGAAACAAGCAGCAGTACTAGTCGATGTTGTTATACTACCTCGAAGTCTAATTGAGGGGAGGCACAGATGCTACTCCCAGAAATGATAGTTGTGGCGTCGTCCTCTGCCGGCGGGCAAACCCTCTCCCTAGGTGACGCATCCGCCGTTGGCCTCCGGCTCCTCGGCGATCGGACGGCCAGCGGATCCGGTCCCGTCCTCTTTGGACTCGACCTTGGAGAACTGACGGTCGACATTCTCCGCTGGGGCTGCGCGCTCTTCTGGGCCACCGCATTTAAATGTCTCCTCTGCACCGGCGAGCTCGGGCTCTCGGGCGACCTAAGCGCTCGATTCCTCCGCTCGTTTCCTCCCTTGATGCTCCGATCGACCGTCCCCCGCTCGCGGCGGACTGGCGGAGCACTCTGGCGACAGGAGCCGGGTCTGGGCGGCAGCGGCTCGCTCCACGGACGCTGCGGTGGCTTCGAAGCCGGCTTCATGATGACGATCGGGGCGTCGCTGGGGATCTGGCTCTGGTAATCGTAGATGAGAGTTCGATGGCCGGTGGCGCTGCTATCACGGGGTTTGGAATGGAGAAGCCCCCTCAAATGGAGCGCCTCCAGGATTTGTTTCAGAGTGTCCAAATCCCTCGCCGGTTCGTCGATTCCTCGCATCCTTAGCCGCTTCTCGATCTCGATATAGAGAGTTCCTGACTGCTTAGGCTCCGGGAAGAAGTCCTCCGCATCGAAGAAGCTTTTCCGGTGGAGCGGCGGGAGAGAGTTCGTTCTTGGCGTCGGCTCGAGCTTCTTTGTCTCATTGAGCCTGAACTGGGCCAGATTCACCGTCTTAAAGAACTCCTTGGTGGAGATCGGGGCGGCCTCGCATGGCAATGGCGGCCTCTTGTGGAATGAGCCCGCGTCCATGAACCCGTAGTACGACGGGTCTCTCCGAACCCGGGACTCGGAGGCAGATCGCCGGAGTTCAGCCAGGTCCAACTCTGTTCTACAGACGCCGCCGACGCTGGGCAGGGCGTCGAGCCCCATTAGCCGCACGACGACACTTGGGGAACGACGCTGCTCGTCCGCCGCCTCAGAAGCGTCAGACTGGTCCCCGGAGGGGACCGGAACAGCCGTCCGGATCTCCCGGGGGCGGAGCTTGCCCTTTGCGTCGACCACCGCGCGGCTGTCGAGAGAGAGCCTTGGACCTTCGCGGAGCCTCCAGGTGGTCCTCGCCCCGTCCTTGGCCTCGAAGACCGGGAATGGCAGCGGAAGCGTCCGCTGCCCCGGCGTCTCCGCCGCGGCGCGGTTCTCCGAGCAGGCCTCTGGCGACGACGGCGGCGGGTGGCTCTCCTTCAAGAACGACGAGGACGAAGCCTCCGATCTCTCGGACGGCGACGTCGATCCGGCAGTCTGATACAAGCCATCCGACCATCAGAAAGGCAGCCAAAAAAACATGAATCACATGTTTTAACTCCAACATTCTCACCGAGCAGGTGGCGAGGCGGCGGGTGGAGTAGTGGCGCCTTCCGGGGAGGACGTGGTGGCGGTCGAATATCTGGAGGAACCCAGCCATGCACCCCATCTGCCTGTCGATCTGCCGCTCGAGGCGCTGCTCCTGGGCTACCCCATTGCCGACGCCGGGCGTCATCTTCCTCCGCTTTCTCCGGCGACCTTCTCAGGTCAGATCTCGGCCACTCTTCCTACCTCCAACTCCTCTGCTCCCAAACTCAGCTGCACCCTTTTCGCGCACACACACATGCAACGCTTGTGCGCAGCCTTTATTCATCGCAACTCCCGCTGAAGTGCTTTTAGAGACCAGAGCTCGACAACCAAATGACGTTACTGCCCCTAGTGATTCCCTATAATGCCCAACGCATCCCCGTTCTTGGGCGCGATGGGGCAGTATAGGATTTTGCGCGGGCAGAGTCAGGCATCAGAGCGAGGGGGAGCTTTAGGGGCgcccctttacgcctttcgagctGCAGGCGAGTTTGACCGCTTGACGACGAGACGAGACCCTCCCCAGCTCTTTCTTACGCGAGTCGTCTCCATCTCGACGAGGCGCTCGGTAAAAAATATTTTACCGTATGCTCCGGTGACAGCCACTTCTATCACATTAATAACAATacaatgataatataattttcatATAGGTGTGGTGAAAGTAATCAGCTATGGGCGTGCAAATGTTTCGCCAGAGCGGTGCTTCCATTTCTAGGATGTCACATGGCAAGCAACACCTGATGTTGATGTTGGCTTTAGGATTCGTTTTATCTCCATTATCATCCAAAACTTTTTTAACTTTGCGCCGGTGAGTGCGTGATTCATTTTAGCCTCACTCGATTGAAGAAACACTTGAAGGATGAAGTGTAGCCATCTCTTTCTTCGCTACTTGAATGTAGCCAGCCAGCATCTGTTAGGCTAAGCTGTTCGCATTAACGCGCTTCACGTACCTCCCGGTGACCGCACCACTTTTAACCTTTTTCACTCCGTGATAGTGAGCACACGGAACCTTTCGTCGGCGTCACCCGCGCCTCGAGTCTGTACAATGTTATCATCACCAAACGTATGGGGCACAGCATTTTGTCGCCTGTTCTCGTGTATCCACTCTTCACGATGGCCTAGAATTAGGAAAATAATAGTTTGGCTGGGATGAAATGAGAAGTGCGTAGGGCTGCCTCAAATCTGTAGCTCTCAGAGGACCATGGATCAGTACACTCTAACGTACTCCCAATTTGAGTAACTACGCGAAGGCTACGGCATGCCGTGTGACGCGAGTCACGTGACTCCTCCGGCGGTAGAAAAGCCGAGGGAACACGCAGGGCGTGGATGCGACGACCATGTAGCCCTTTCGGTAGCAGCAAAAGTGGGGGGAGTCGGCCGTGGAATGTCTCGATGATCATGATGAATAGGGTCATCTCCTCTGGGCCGATGACCGCCGTACGCGTACCCCCTACACGAGACCCGCGGCACCTTCAACCTCACTCGGCCAGAGTTTGGCAGGTCCATATCGCAACGTCTATCCTTCTTTTATAAATACAATTATGTGAGACGGCTTGTATTTGTTGACGATAGAATCCGGAGCACATAAGACCCAACTTAAAATCCTAAAAGAGGCTGTTAGCGACACAAATTATAGGATGTAATTATTACAGACTGGACCTGCTTCTTGTGGAGGGGACCATATCGATCGAtcctaaaaagataattttggaaAATTCCAATGGTGGAGTATAATTATGAAGCAACTATTAAAATAGAAATGACTACATTGCAAGACAGCTGTTAGGATTTTGCAGAGAAATCAATGCCACTACTGAGGCCATCGGATCCATATTTATATCATATAGACTGTTGATTTGCCTGCTTAATAATTCATCTGAGCACACACACTGTACATTATGGGGACACGGCCAGCTCCTCTAACAGCGACGCATTCTCTACAACGCAACATGCTGTTCCTTTATGTTTCTATCGCACATTTATAGCACAATGAACATTCTTTGCTTGGGTCTCTTGTGCGTTGAGGTTGGCGGTCATGTGGGGTGGAAGCCTTTAGCATTAGATTTATCCCTTCTCTTCAGATCTCCATCTCCTAAAACATACGTTCAGACAAAGCTAAAAAGCTGAAGGAACAAAAGGAAGGCCATCTCCCTTGCTTTTCCATGTGAGATCCAATCTTTCTTTTTTTCGCACACTCGTCTCTCCTTTACATGCTCCTCACACATGGAAGGTCTCATAAAGCATGTATGTATACTACATGCATGGATGGCTTTGTTCCGCTGTATAGCTTTTCATTGACACCACCCACTCCCACatgcatccatccatccatgaAGGCGGGTGACGTGTACCATTTGGTTAGGCCAGCTTTAACCCTAGCACACTCATAGCCATCTGATCCATATCAAGGGGAGGGATATCAGGGCCTCAGAATAATGAGGTACGTGCTCTTCACTAGTTCCCATGCGCTGGTTCTGTGATTGTGGAGGGCACAAACACTCAGGCCAGTGCACGGCTCCCATGTCCTTTGATCAGCCACCCAGTTCTCTCTCTTTGCCTGCATTCCTTGTATCTTCTTCCACCCCTTTCACCCCACTCTCACATCCCATCATGCCACCATTTGTTCAATTACTTTATCCAATTGCCCATGGAGATCCTTTTTCATATTCTGTGACGGATCTTACAGACATGTACAATTTTTGTGTTTTAACAATGGtgaggcttgtggttgggctaaaccaacctattaaaaaaaaaaaaaaaaaactctcctaCCAAATCTAGATAGATTTCTTTGGTACAGTTTTATATAC is from Musa acuminata AAA Group cultivar baxijiao chromosome BXJ3-8, Cavendish_Baxijiao_AAA, whole genome shotgun sequence and encodes:
- the LOC103996155 gene encoding protein LONGIFOLIA 2-like gives rise to the protein MTPGVGNGVAQEQRLERQIDRQMGCMAGFLQIFDRHHVLPGRRHYSTRRLATCSTAGSTSPSERSEASSSSFLKESHPPPSSPEACSENRAAAETPGQRTLPLPFPVFEAKDGARTTWRLREGPRLSLDSRAVVDAKGKLRPREIRTAVPVPSGDQSDASEAADEQRRSPSVVVRLMGLDALPSVGGVCRTELDLAELRRSASESRVRRDPSYYGFMDAGSFHKRPPLPCEAAPISTKEFFKTVNLAQFRLNETKKLEPTPRTNSLPPLHRKSFFDAEDFFPEPKQSGTLYIEIEKRLRMRGIDEPARDLDTLKQILEALHLRGLLHSKPRDSSATGHRTLIYDYQSQIPSDAPIVIMKPASKPPQRPWSEPLPPRPGSCRQSAPPVRRERGTVDRSIKGGNERRNRALRSPESPSSPVQRRHLNAVAQKSAQPQRRMSTVSSPRSSPKRTGPDPLAVRSPRSRRPTADASPRERVCPPAEDDATTIISGSSICASPQLDFERSGRRLLERCDKLLHSIAAFTGAEQDTATDQQPSPVSVLDSLSYLGEEVSPSPSPLAKRSIDFKDQVADDWEEEHWSSAASTNHGCGVDGPDMADEDYAYVRDVLRASDRYGDASDAVYAILEKRRCRRQAPDKSKTACLHHRLVFDTVAEILERKRHVSPWDAFSRAGGEEEALPKVWAEFRRVRVQEAADDHEGAACGAVRKDIAAGRADGWAQPAAEMSDAVLHIERLIFKDLVAETIRDLADAGCAAERRPLLPRRKLVF